GTGTACCTTAACTTTGCAGGCACTCTCCAATCTATTTAGGGGGCTTAATAGAGATGTACGAAATAATCGAGCAACTGGGTCAGAGAGATGCACGTTTGAAGGTAGAAGTACGAAATAATCGAGCAACGTGGTCAGGGGGAGGCGCGATTGGAGGTAGGTGTACGAAATAATCGAGCTACTGGGTCTGGGAGAGGCACGATTGGAGGTAGATGTACGAAATAATCGAGCAACTGGTCAGAAAGAGGCACGTTTGAAGGTAGATGTACGAAATAATCGAGCAACTGGGGCGTGGAGAGGCACTCTTGGAGATAGATGTACGAAATAATCGAGCAACGGGGGCGTGGAGAGGTACTCTTGGAGATAGATGTACGAAATAATCGAGCAACGGGTCTTTGGAGAGGCACTCTTGGAGGTAGGTGTACGGAATAATCGAGCAACGAGATCGGGAAGAGGCACGTTTGAAGGTAGATGTACGAAATAATCGAGCAACGAGGTTTGGGAGAGGCACGATTAGAGCCAGCCAGATGGGGGAGGTAAGAAATTAAAGCCAAAAGGCGTTGATACAGGTTTTCCCTGCATCAACGCCTTCTGCCCTACTTCTTTTAAGAAATAAATTCTTGAACCCAGACGCCATTGTGGTAAGCAACGCCAATAATAGTGAAGTTGGCACTTAGGATATTAGCGCGATGACCAGGGCTATTCATCCATGCTGTCATTACTTCTTGAGGAGTACGTTGTCCCTTGGCAATGTTCTCACCTGCATAGCGATAGCTGATACCGTACGTTTTCATCATATCGAACGGTGAGCCGTAGGTCGGTGAATTATGGTCAAAATAACCGTTGTTATACATGTCTTTTGCTTTATCTAGAGCCATTTTGGTTAGAGTAGCATTAGATTCCTTCAAAGCACTTAGACCTGCTTTGGCGCGTTCCTGATTTACAAGTGTTACGACTTCAGTTGCGAATGAGGATGCTGGAGCTGTTGTGCCTGTGTCTGTCCCATTCCCTGGATTAGGCTTAGATGGCTGGGTTGGCACAGTGGGTTTAGATGGCTGAGTAGGTACAGTAGGCTTAGAAGGCTGGCTAGGCACGCTTGGCTTAGTTGGTGTTGATCCTTGACCGGAGCCTGTGTTTCCTGAACCCGTTGATGGTGCAGTTACGACTGGGTATTTGCCTTGCAGCCATTGTTGAAGGAGAGCATTAAGATCTATTCCAAGGCGACTATTGATTTGCGTAGTCGCTTGATTATTTCCAGTTACGCTTGCTGCTGATGCCGCGCCAACACCTGTAGGAATGGAAATCGCTAAAGCTAGCGTTCCTAATATAAGAGCTTTCTTAAAACCTGATTTGTTGTTACGCATAAATATGTTCCTCCCTTTGTTTGCCTGCGAAGTTAGCTGACGGGTTCGGGTCAAAGAGTTCCCTGCCGCACGATTAGCGGCTTCACCCCACTATGTGGTTTCTCCGCGTCCGCTGTGGACTTAGGCTTGGAATATCTCAAAGTCTATCAGCTAATCTGCTTGAAAACATTCCATAAATAATAGCAATTGATAAATACAAAGCCCGTTTTTATTGTTGTATCAGTGGATTAACTGCTAAAATTACAAATCGTTCATAATTATTTGAAGCTAGAAATATCGCTGTTTGTACTATAATAAAGCTTGGCAGAGTCGGGGTAGATTCTTTGCATGTTCAAGCACACACCGATATAATTAAAAGCATAATGAGATAAAGGGGTGCGCCGTGCCGCCACTCGACGAGTTCGGACTAATTCGTGCCTGGACGGAAGGTCGTCAAACTAAGGAGCTCCTTGGTGCTGCTGGCGTTACGCTTGGCATCGGAGATGATGCAGCTATTGTCGCTGGTGAATCAAGTCAGGAGTGGCTTTTTGCCATGGATACGATGGTGGAAGAGGTTCATTTTCGCAAGGAGACGATGAGCGAGTCGGATGTGGGTTTTAAAGCACTGGCCGCCAATATTAGCGATATTGCGGCGATGGGAGGTATCCCGAAGCTGGCGCTTGTGTCGGTAAGCGTTCCTCCTCACTGGACGGCTACGCGAATGAAGCAATTATTCGACGGGCTTTATTCATGCGCGAACCGATATGGAGTTGCGGTAATTGGCGGTGATACGACTTCAGCACCGAATCAGCTGGTCGTATCTATAACGGTTGTCGGCAACGTAGAGGCTGGCAAAGCTATTCGCCGTGACGGAGCAAAGCCTGGTCAGATCGTTTTTATGACTGGACCCACAGGATTATCTGCCGGAGGCTTACATGGTTTGCTTAAAAGCGCTGCGGAAGCAAGCCATACTACATTCAAGCTGCCACCAATACCATCTAGATTAGTTCAAGCCCATCAACGCCCTTCGCCTTCTGTGAAGGCAGGACGTATGCTGCTTGAGAATGGGTGGGGAGCGTCACTTAACGATGTAAGCGACGGAGTTGCCAGTGAAGCTTGGGAAATCGCTGAAGCCTCTCAAGTGAAGCTCGTATTGCATGAGAAGCTCTTACCTATTTCTGGTGAGCTAGCGTCGTATGCTCATGATAACGGTATCCAACCGTTGGAGTGGGTGTTGTACGGTGGCGAGGATTACGTCCTTCTTGGGACTGCGGACAAGCAGCATGAGCAAGCGATGAAGGAACATTTTCGCGCAGAAGGAATCCCCTTGTTTATTATTGGAGAAGTTGAAGCAGGAATTCCGGAAGTGGCTATGGAAACAGTGGGAGGCATCAATAAGCCCATTCCCAAGAGAGGTTACAATCATTTTTCGAAGGGATAATGTGAAGAATGCAGCACAATGAAAAAGCGGATTCACCCCAGCTATATAGCTGGGAAGCCTCTTCCGAGAAGGATACTATAGGTTTTGCAGAAGCGTTGGCTAAGCTAGCTGTCCCTGGAACTGTCCTAGCCGTTGACGGAGATTTAGGAGCGGGAAAAACGCGTTTTGCTCAAGCGTTTGCTGCTGCTATCGGAGTACGGGGAATTGTGAACAGTCCTACTTATACGATTATTAAAGAGTACGAGGGAGAGCATCTCCCTTTTTATCATATGGATGTTTATCGTTTGACATTGCCTGAAGCTGATGAGCTTGGGTTAGACGAATATTTTCATAGTGAAGGTGTAACTTTGGTTGAGTGGGCATCTCTTATTGAGCCCATTCTTCCTCAGGAGAGAATGTCTATTCAGATTGTGACGACTGGTCCTGATTCGCGGCGAATTATATGTCAACCGATGGGACAGCCCTACGAATCTTGGTGCCGGCAATTAGAAATGCTAGAGAAGGTAGACGAAGGGGAGAAACCAACCGTATGAAAATGAACGCAAGTAAGAGTGAGGATTCATCTGTGACGGTGCTTTCCTTCGATACCTCGACGGCTTTACTTGCAGTGGCTATCGTAAAGGACGGGACTCTGGTGGATTCCATTACCTCCTTCACGGAGCGTAATCATTCAGTCAGAATATTATCTGAAATTAAGGAGCTTCTTAACCGTAATGGGATAAAAGGTACAGAAATAGATGCCATCGCGGTAGGACAAGGTCCAGGCTCTTATACAGGGGTTCGCATCGCAGTTACGGCTGCCAAGACGCTAGCTTGGGCATGGGACAAGCCATTAATTGGAGTATCCAGCTTAGAAGCATTGGCATTCGGGGCGTGGAACTCTCTTCGACTTGCTAATGAGGATATGGCTTCAGATCGTGATACATGGATAGTTCCTCTAATGGACGCGAGACGTGGGCAAGTGTATACATCTCGTTATGCCGCTGACCATTGCGGAAAATGGGACACAATCGATAGTGACGCTATCCGACTTATCGCGGATTGGGCGGAGCGAATTGAGGAAGAGGCTACACTCGATCCGCAGGTAGCCACGATTTGGTTCGTCGGTGATACTTTACCCCACAAGACGACAATTGAGCTTTCAGAGCAATCCGGAATTCGCTTGCGTACTTTCGATTTCGACATGGATGCTGGAGCAGTTGGGCAGCTCGCAGAGCTTCGTTATCGACAAGGCGAACGGGACGATGTACACACCTTTGTTCCGAATTATACGCAGCTGACGGAAGCGGAAAATAAGCTCATTGCTGCTTCCAGAGGAGAGTGACGACATGGAATACCGATTAATGAATCTGAATGATATCAGCACAATCGTAGAGATTGAACAGGAATCCTTCACGGCCCCATGGTCGGAGGAAGCGTTCCACAATGAGCTAACCAACAATCTTTTTGCCAAATATATGATTATGGAGCTCGAAGGTACAATCTTAGGCTATGGCGGAATGTGGCTCATTATTGATGAGGCCCACATAACGAATATTGCGCTTAGAGAGCAGTATCGGGGTGTAGGTAATGGAAAAAAACTGCTTCAGGAAATGATGAAGACAGCCTATTTTCTAGGAGCACGGCGTATGACCTTAGAGGTACGTGTAACAAATGAAAGAGCACAGGCCTTGTATCGTAAGCTGGGATTTTATCCTTCCGGTGTTCGCCCTGCCTATTATTCCGATAATCTAGAGGATGCACTAATTATGTGGGCGGATCTAGTGCCGGATGACTTCGATGAGCTAGAAACAGCGGGTAAGGTAGGGGAGGAAGAAGCATGAGCGAATTGGACAATGAGATAGCTTCCTCTTCGAAAAGTAATTATATAATGCTTGCTATTGAGACGAGCTGCGATGAAACCTCGGTTGCAGTTGTTCGGAATGGGCGTGAGGTGCTTTCCAATATTATCTCTAGCCAGATAGAGACACATAAGAAATTTGGCGGCGTTGTGCCTGAGATAGCTTCCCGAAAACACGTGGAGAGTATTACGGCCATTCTGGAGGAAGCGCTGCGCGAAGCTCAGGTTGGCTTAACCGATATTGATACGATCGCAGTAACCCAAGGTCCGGGTCTGATTGGGGCATTGCTGGTAGGCGTCGTAGCGGCGAAGAGCTTAGCCTTGGCGTTAGATGTACCTTTGATAGGAACTCATCATATTGCCGGGCATATTTATGCTAATCATCTGATGGGGGATATTGTTTATCCTGCTCTTGCTCTCGTTGTTTCTGGCGGGCATACGGAAATTGTACTTCTTGAACAAGAGGGCAAGTTTCGCATTCTCGGAAGGACAAGGGATGACGCAGTCGGAGAAGCTTATGATAAAGTGGCAAGAGCGCTACAGTTCCCTTATCCAGGGGGCCCCTATGTGGATAGATTAGCACAGGAAGCAACGGAGGAAATCGTACTTCCGCGTGCATGGCTGGAGCCGGATTCCTATGATTTCAGCTTTAGTGGGTTGAAATCAGCTGTTCTGTCGGAGATCAACCGTTCACGAATGAAGGGCGAGTCACCGGATTTCTCGGCTTTGGCTAAGGGGTTCCAGCAATCGGTTATCGACGTGGTTACAAGTAAGGCAATTAAAGCGGCTAAGGAGTTTAACGTACGACAAATGCTGTTGTGTGGCGGTGTTGCGGCTAATCGAGGGCTGCGTGATAAACTAAGCTCATTATGTGAAGAAGCAGGCTTACCGTTACTTATACCTACGAATCAGCTATGTACAGACAATGCGGCTATGATTGCCGCCGCTGCAGACTTAAAATGGCGCCGTGGCGAGTTCTCATCGCTTGATCTTAAGGCAGAGCCGATACTATCGCTTGAGGATTGGTCGGTTAACGATTAAAAATATTTTGTAATAAGGAATTGACAGATTATTTTTTGGTGAATATAATAAGACCAATCCCCAAGGGGAACATACTTAAGGAAACGCGATGAACAGGAATAGTAGGGAAGACCCTGAATTCAGAGAGCTGCGGGATGGTGCAACGCAGTAGATGGGAACCTGAAGCTCACCTGGGAGCGGATGTATGGAACGGCCGGACAATAAATCTGGTGCGCTACATTCATACGGTTAACCCCCGTGATAAGGTACAAAGCGGATATTTTCCAGCCTGACTGATTTAAGGCTAGTGAGAATATCAACAAGAGTGGTACCGCGGATGGCTAAATAAGCCCACCGTCTCTTATACAGAGACGAGTGGGCTTTTATATTTGGATACGCAATGATCGGGAGTAGTAGGATTTCCTCGGGAGCAGAGAGCTGCGGGTCGGTGCGACGCAGCCGAAGAGGAAACTGAACTCGCCCAGGAGCGGAACGATGGAAAGGGATTTGGCGTAATTAGCCAATACTAGGTACATCGCTACGGTTGGCCCCCGCTATAGGGCGCTCGTCCTTGTTAATCGACCGAACGATTAGCATGGACGCACAAGTGGGAGGAACAAGCTCGTCCGTCGGAAGACGAGCTCCTCCAAGCAGAGTGGTACCGCGGCGGCTTCCAAGCCCGTCGTCTCTAGCCTTAAGAGACGACGGGCTTTTTGTGTTTTCCCCGCAAGAATGGGCTGCGCATCCATTCTCAAGGACAAATCCTTTCCCCGTCGTTCTCTTAGATTGATCGGACATCCCTTACGGGATGAAATCTAAGGAGGTTAACCCCTATGACATCAACTACTCAAGCAAATATAATAACCAATTCCGCTAAACGACGCATAAAGATTTTCGATACGACACTTAGAGATGGCGAACAAGCCCCGGGAGCTTCCATGAAGCCTGAGCAGAAAATCGTCATCGCACGCCAGCTAGCGCGTCTGGGCGTAGATACTATTGAACCAGGCTTTGCTATTTCAAGTCCTGGGGAGTTTCAAGCGATACAGCAAATTTCACGCGAGCTGCAAAATGTAGAAATATGCGGATTTGCCCGTTGCGTTAAAGCAGACATTGATTCGGCTGTTGCCGCCACGCAGGATGCTGCACGCCGCCGTCTACATCTGTTCATATCGGCTTCTCAAATCCATTTGGATTTCCAGCTCCGCAAGACGCAGGACGAGGTCA
This portion of the Cohnella abietis genome encodes:
- the thiL gene encoding thiamine-phosphate kinase translates to MPPLDEFGLIRAWTEGRQTKELLGAAGVTLGIGDDAAIVAGESSQEWLFAMDTMVEEVHFRKETMSESDVGFKALAANISDIAAMGGIPKLALVSVSVPPHWTATRMKQLFDGLYSCANRYGVAVIGGDTTSAPNQLVVSITVVGNVEAGKAIRRDGAKPGQIVFMTGPTGLSAGGLHGLLKSAAEASHTTFKLPPIPSRLVQAHQRPSPSVKAGRMLLENGWGASLNDVSDGVASEAWEIAEASQVKLVLHEKLLPISGELASYAHDNGIQPLEWVLYGGEDYVLLGTADKQHEQAMKEHFRAEGIPLFIIGEVEAGIPEVAMETVGGINKPIPKRGYNHFSKG
- the tsaB gene encoding tRNA (adenosine(37)-N6)-threonylcarbamoyltransferase complex dimerization subunit type 1 TsaB → MKMNASKSEDSSVTVLSFDTSTALLAVAIVKDGTLVDSITSFTERNHSVRILSEIKELLNRNGIKGTEIDAIAVGQGPGSYTGVRIAVTAAKTLAWAWDKPLIGVSSLEALAFGAWNSLRLANEDMASDRDTWIVPLMDARRGQVYTSRYAADHCGKWDTIDSDAIRLIADWAERIEEEATLDPQVATIWFVGDTLPHKTTIELSEQSGIRLRTFDFDMDAGAVGQLAELRYRQGERDDVHTFVPNYTQLTEAENKLIAASRGE
- the tsaD gene encoding tRNA (adenosine(37)-N6)-threonylcarbamoyltransferase complex transferase subunit TsaD, which codes for MSELDNEIASSSKSNYIMLAIETSCDETSVAVVRNGREVLSNIISSQIETHKKFGGVVPEIASRKHVESITAILEEALREAQVGLTDIDTIAVTQGPGLIGALLVGVVAAKSLALALDVPLIGTHHIAGHIYANHLMGDIVYPALALVVSGGHTEIVLLEQEGKFRILGRTRDDAVGEAYDKVARALQFPYPGGPYVDRLAQEATEEIVLPRAWLEPDSYDFSFSGLKSAVLSEINRSRMKGESPDFSALAKGFQQSVIDVVTSKAIKAAKEFNVRQMLLCGGVAANRGLRDKLSSLCEEAGLPLLIPTNQLCTDNAAMIAAAADLKWRRGEFSSLDLKAEPILSLEDWSVND
- the tsaE gene encoding tRNA (adenosine(37)-N6)-threonylcarbamoyltransferase complex ATPase subunit type 1 TsaE → MQHNEKADSPQLYSWEASSEKDTIGFAEALAKLAVPGTVLAVDGDLGAGKTRFAQAFAAAIGVRGIVNSPTYTIIKEYEGEHLPFYHMDVYRLTLPEADELGLDEYFHSEGVTLVEWASLIEPILPQERMSIQIVTTGPDSRRIICQPMGQPYESWCRQLEMLEKVDEGEKPTV
- the rimI gene encoding ribosomal protein S18-alanine N-acetyltransferase — encoded protein: MEYRLMNLNDISTIVEIEQESFTAPWSEEAFHNELTNNLFAKYMIMELEGTILGYGGMWLIIDEAHITNIALREQYRGVGNGKKLLQEMMKTAYFLGARRMTLEVRVTNERAQALYRKLGFYPSGVRPAYYSDNLEDALIMWADLVPDDFDELETAGKVGEEEA
- a CDS encoding CAP domain-containing protein, translated to MRNNKSGFKKALILGTLALAISIPTGVGAASAASVTGNNQATTQINSRLGIDLNALLQQWLQGKYPVVTAPSTGSGNTGSGQGSTPTKPSVPSQPSKPTVPTQPSKPTVPTQPSKPNPGNGTDTGTTAPASSFATEVVTLVNQERAKAGLSALKESNATLTKMALDKAKDMYNNGYFDHNSPTYGSPFDMMKTYGISYRYAGENIAKGQRTPQEVMTAWMNSPGHRANILSANFTIIGVAYHNGVWVQEFIS